The genomic stretch ACTTCTTCTTTGCTTTTTCCAATGATGCAGATGCCAGACCAACTCTTCGTTATGTCCCTATCGTATTTATGGCAAAGCTCATTCAAAATCTCTAGAGATTCTCTAAGTTGAGGTGGAGAACCCCAAATGTTTATTCCGTCTGCTAGTCTAGCACACAAGTCAAGCATCAAATGACCTGATTTAAAAGTCCCTACCCAAATAGGAGTCGTAGCTTTAGGTGAGCAGTAAGCTTCTTTAAGATGGTAAAACTTTCCAGAATACGAAAATTTATCATTCCCCCAAAGACCCTTCAGGACTTCAATGGTTTCCTTTAACATCGCTATCCTAGAACGTGAATCCAAAAAAGGAAAACCG from Actinomycetota bacterium encodes the following:
- a CDS encoding LLM class flavin-dependent oxidoreductase produces the protein GFPFLDSRSRIAMLKETIEVLKGLWGNDKFSYSGKFYHLKEAYCSPKATTPIWVGTFKSGHLMLDLCARLADGINIWGSPPQLRESLEILNELCHKYDRDITKSWSGICIIGKSKEEVMKKVRAFLKPGQSLEDYAEPRLVGTQKEIEEKIKIYEEMGISHFILRFPYLEDAVEF